The following proteins are encoded in a genomic region of Mahella australiensis 50-1 BON:
- a CDS encoding cytochrome c biogenesis CcdA family protein: MLIDVRKMGPFILLLLLIVAILPTHAAAEKGPNIEVAYFYIEACSSCQSNRQFIDAFESDLHSLYPQVNVVIHRYNIFYEQSLYVYKSYIQAYSAENIILPAVFVGDTYLSGDSEIKQKLLPLIESYINGTKEYKEIKVDMLGQDKVIDNEKERFETFTPVGVALAGLLDGFNPCAVSMLLFFLSILVMSGRQNKELFLVGMSYIIGTFIAYFTIGIGLVKVGDIFKDAKAVMLAIYGLTIAMSIILAFFSFRDYISIKKGNYARISLQLPQKIRHVIQRYIRENTLTHFLYISVFLTGIVVSGLEFFCTGQVYLPTIVYILSQRIAVAKALSYLAIYNLAFVIPLIAVVIAVYMGKKVMNLSRVFVSKMHLIKLVTGLFFIAVAIVMFAELWGMI, from the coding sequence ATGCTGATTGACGTGAGAAAGATGGGGCCGTTTATACTTTTGCTTTTATTGATAGTTGCGATCCTTCCAACTCATGCGGCTGCTGAAAAGGGTCCTAATATTGAGGTTGCTTATTTCTATATAGAGGCATGTTCATCGTGTCAATCAAATCGGCAATTTATAGACGCGTTTGAAAGCGATCTACATTCGCTGTACCCTCAAGTAAACGTAGTGATTCATAGATATAATATATTTTATGAGCAAAGCCTTTATGTATATAAAAGTTATATCCAAGCTTACAGCGCTGAAAATATTATATTACCGGCAGTATTTGTCGGAGATACTTATCTTAGTGGTGATAGTGAAATCAAGCAAAAGCTGTTGCCGCTTATAGAATCATATATCAATGGCACCAAAGAGTATAAAGAGATTAAAGTAGATATGCTTGGCCAAGACAAGGTTATAGATAACGAAAAAGAAAGATTTGAGACCTTTACGCCAGTAGGAGTAGCATTGGCTGGATTGCTGGATGGATTCAATCCTTGTGCTGTTTCGATGCTACTGTTCTTTCTGTCGATATTGGTAATGAGCGGTCGCCAAAATAAAGAGCTTTTTCTGGTTGGTATGAGTTACATCATAGGTACTTTCATAGCATACTTTACTATAGGGATAGGATTAGTTAAGGTAGGCGATATATTCAAAGATGCTAAAGCTGTTATGCTGGCCATATATGGTCTGACTATTGCCATGAGTATAATACTGGCATTCTTTAGCTTTCGAGACTACATCAGTATTAAAAAAGGAAATTATGCGCGAATAAGCCTACAGCTTCCACAAAAGATAAGGCATGTTATACAGCGCTATATAAGGGAGAATACGCTGACGCATTTTCTGTATATATCAGTTTTTTTAACTGGTATAGTAGTTTCAGGACTGGAGTTCTTCTGTACTGGGCAGGTCTATTTACCCACAATAGTATATATACTGAGTCAAAGGATTGCGGTAGCCAAGGCATTATCCTATCTGGCCATATATAACCTGGCTTTCGTAATACCACTGATAGCGGTGGTTATTGCCGTGTATATGGGCAAAAAGGTGATGAATCT
- a CDS encoding glycosyl hydrolase family 95 catalytic domain-containing protein, with amino-acid sequence MQDIKEGMMMCYPAIRWQDAIPCGNGSIGALVYGHIKNEIITLNHEALFLKSQKPQINSIYEYLSQLRKMLMEGKYNEGAQFFERKLKENYIGIARTDPYQPAFDIKIDSETHEAFTGYCRYLDFETGEAVVRWSEGNTNYHRDLFVSRVDDAVILRINAVGSEKVNCVISLVPCRVEGATGMGSGKDVKGDKLPFEWQASSEENWISFEAQYPDGNEFGGVARLIVNGGCMEGIEAQNNCIYIKDATEVLMMVKVFVNEKSKTTIENTKSQLEKMDVCYEALLSKHVYQHRELYKRVNIEFHEQREDKLAKQKFNEELLLESYNGQIPTALIQRMFYFGRYLLISSSRPGGLPANLQGIWNGDYVPAWASDYHNDENIEMNYWAALPGNLPETTLPYFDYYMSMLEDFRTNAKVIYGCRGILAPIAQTTHGLVYTDPIWATWTAGAGWLSQLFYDYWLFTGDMDFLKNKAIPFMKEIALFYEDFLVEGEDGKFMFIPSLSPENTPPIPNASLVTINATMDIAIAREVLANLCAACKYLGIEKENVKIWKHMLSKLPEYQVNEDGAIKEWIHSDLPDNYHHRHQSHIYPLFPGFEVTEETNPSLFHAMKVAVEKRLVVGLTSQTGWSLAHMANIYARLGDGDGAIQCLETMCRSCVGTNLFTYHNDWRSQGLTMFWGHGSQPPFQIDANFGLTAAIFEMLVFSSPGIIKLLPALPSKWIKGKAEGITCRGCIEVSVEWDMDKNELKASFLSKKMQEITVKFPKVPMYIKVCEDIETLKNNEIHSDACKILDSPYGAQYRLLELPVNRKLILTVEML; translated from the coding sequence ATGCAAGACATAAAAGAAGGTATGATGATGTGTTATCCTGCTATAAGGTGGCAAGACGCTATTCCTTGTGGTAATGGAAGCATTGGGGCTTTGGTCTATGGCCATATAAAAAACGAGATAATAACTTTAAATCATGAAGCATTGTTTCTAAAGAGTCAAAAACCACAGATCAATTCTATATACGAATATTTAAGCCAACTTCGAAAGATGCTTATGGAAGGGAAATACAATGAAGGCGCACAGTTTTTTGAGAGAAAACTTAAAGAGAATTATATAGGCATTGCTCGCACAGATCCTTATCAGCCTGCGTTTGATATTAAGATTGATTCAGAAACGCATGAGGCATTTACTGGATATTGTCGCTATCTTGACTTTGAAACAGGTGAGGCTGTTGTAAGGTGGAGCGAAGGCAACACAAACTATCATCGTGATTTGTTTGTATCAAGAGTGGATGATGCGGTAATACTTAGGATTAATGCTGTGGGCTCAGAAAAGGTGAATTGTGTTATTTCATTAGTACCTTGCCGAGTGGAAGGTGCTACAGGTATGGGTTCTGGCAAAGATGTAAAAGGCGACAAGCTCCCGTTTGAGTGGCAAGCGTCATCTGAAGAGAACTGGATTTCGTTTGAAGCTCAATATCCGGACGGAAATGAATTCGGTGGAGTAGCTCGATTAATTGTAAATGGTGGATGTATGGAAGGTATTGAAGCACAAAATAATTGCATATACATAAAGGATGCAACAGAAGTCCTAATGATGGTGAAAGTGTTTGTAAATGAAAAAAGTAAAACTACGATTGAAAATACAAAATCTCAATTAGAAAAGATGGATGTCTGCTATGAAGCATTGTTGTCAAAGCATGTCTACCAACACCGGGAATTATATAAAAGGGTGAATATTGAATTTCACGAGCAACGCGAAGATAAACTTGCAAAGCAAAAATTTAATGAAGAACTACTGCTGGAAAGCTATAATGGACAGATTCCCACTGCGTTAATCCAAAGGATGTTTTATTTTGGACGTTACTTGCTCATATCAAGTTCTAGGCCGGGAGGATTGCCTGCCAATTTGCAAGGGATATGGAATGGAGATTATGTGCCTGCATGGGCATCGGATTACCATAATGATGAGAATATAGAAATGAATTATTGGGCTGCATTACCAGGAAATTTGCCTGAAACGACGTTGCCCTATTTCGATTATTATATGTCTATGCTGGAAGATTTTCGCACAAATGCAAAGGTTATTTATGGTTGCCGAGGTATTTTGGCACCTATAGCTCAGACTACACATGGTCTTGTCTATACAGACCCGATATGGGCTACGTGGACTGCTGGTGCAGGTTGGTTATCGCAATTATTTTACGACTACTGGTTGTTTACTGGGGATATGGATTTTTTAAAAAATAAGGCAATTCCATTCATGAAGGAAATTGCTTTGTTCTACGAGGATTTCCTTGTCGAGGGAGAGGATGGAAAGTTCATGTTCATTCCTTCCCTGTCACCTGAGAATACACCTCCAATACCCAATGCATCACTAGTTACCATAAATGCCACGATGGATATAGCAATTGCGCGGGAAGTACTTGCAAATCTATGCGCCGCATGTAAGTATTTAGGTATTGAAAAGGAAAACGTAAAGATATGGAAGCATATGCTTAGCAAGTTGCCGGAGTATCAAGTAAATGAAGATGGTGCCATTAAAGAATGGATTCACTCTGATTTGCCAGATAATTATCATCATCGTCACCAATCGCATATATATCCTTTGTTTCCCGGCTTTGAGGTGACAGAGGAAACTAACCCGTCGCTTTTTCATGCCATGAAGGTTGCAGTAGAGAAGAGGCTTGTTGTCGGGCTTACCTCGCAAACCGGTTGGTCTCTTGCACATATGGCAAATATCTATGCAAGATTAGGAGATGGGGACGGGGCGATTCAATGTCTTGAGACTATGTGCCGTTCATGCGTTGGAACGAATTTGTTTACCTATCACAACGATTGGCGAAGCCAAGGACTTACCATGTTTTGGGGACACGGCAGCCAGCCTCCTTTTCAGATTGATGCCAATTTTGGTTTAACAGCGGCGATATTTGAGATGTTAGTCTTTTCATCTCCAGGAATTATCAAACTTTTACCTGCCCTACCTTCCAAATGGATAAAAGGGAAGGCTGAAGGCATAACCTGTCGTGGCTGCATCGAAGTTAGCGTAGAGTGGGATATGGATAAAAATGAATTAAAGGCAAGCTTTTTATCCAAGAAAATGCAAGAAATTACAGTAAAATTCCCAAAGGTACCTATGTATATTAAGGTATGTGAAGATATCGAAACATTAAAGAATAATGAAATCCATTCTGACGCTTGTAAAATTTTAGATTCCCCATATGGAGCACAGTATCGTTTGTTGGAATTGCCCGTGAATCGGAAATTAATTCTAACGGTTGAGATGTTATAA
- a CDS encoding uroporphyrinogen decarboxylase family protein, whose protein sequence is MQYSDKYLAFMGRAPKKIPHWEHWSNPDAETYLTGIDYYEHPRLCRLKLSQLYPQLELPIPEKDDPKPRPKLDLKGQSSNVDEHGGHHVRWGDTETTQWDWGKHFKDAEDVFAFSPLAQGDFTDIPVVESRDYSDEEKLYQEYRKMYPKEWGDKAPKGSTASVSFYNTMFMWPLLTFGWELFLETCLDPRFERIMTEFAEINRRVFRVFSRLPVNFVICHDDIVTSRGPTCSPKWMHKYIFPCYEEFWSIVKAAGKEVIFMSDGNMDAYVNDIMACGARGIISEPYTDYKKIARRYKDCFLAGEGDNRILYRSNPDEIRAMVESMVETSRITGGYMMCIGNHIPWNIPPKAVKYYLDISAELAHR, encoded by the coding sequence ATGCAATATAGCGATAAATATCTGGCGTTTATGGGGAGAGCACCAAAGAAAATACCGCACTGGGAGCATTGGTCCAATCCTGATGCGGAAACTTACTTAACTGGTATCGATTATTATGAGCATCCAAGATTGTGTCGGTTGAAGCTATCACAGCTTTATCCACAATTGGAATTGCCCATTCCAGAAAAAGATGATCCTAAACCTCGACCTAAGCTTGATTTAAAGGGACAGTCATCTAATGTTGATGAACACGGCGGGCATCATGTGCGCTGGGGCGACACCGAAACCACGCAGTGGGACTGGGGAAAACATTTTAAGGATGCTGAAGATGTATTTGCTTTTTCTCCACTTGCACAAGGTGATTTTACTGATATTCCTGTAGTAGAATCACGTGACTATTCCGATGAAGAAAAGCTTTATCAAGAATATCGCAAGATGTATCCCAAGGAATGGGGGGATAAAGCTCCTAAAGGTTCCACTGCATCGGTAAGTTTTTATAATACCATGTTTATGTGGCCGTTATTAACATTTGGATGGGAATTATTTTTAGAAACTTGCCTTGATCCAAGATTTGAGCGAATTATGACCGAATTTGCCGAAATTAATCGACGAGTTTTTCGAGTCTTTTCTAGGTTACCTGTTAATTTTGTTATATGTCACGATGATATTGTAACTAGCCGTGGACCAACATGTTCCCCTAAATGGATGCATAAATACATTTTCCCATGCTACGAAGAGTTTTGGAGCATTGTTAAGGCTGCTGGGAAAGAGGTCATTTTTATGTCAGACGGTAATATGGATGCTTATGTAAATGATATTATGGCCTGTGGTGCGCGAGGAATTATCAGTGAACCATATACCGATTACAAGAAGATTGCTAGAAGATATAAAGATTGCTTTTTGGCAGGAGAGGGAGATAACCGTATTTTATATCGGAGTAATCCTGATGAAATCAGAGCGATGGTAGAGTCTATGGTGGAAACGTCTCGTATAACCGGAGGTTACATGATGTGCATAGGCAACCATATTCCTTGGAATATACCACCAAAAGCTGTAAAATACTATCTGGATATTTCAGCCGAGTTAGCTCATCGGTAA
- a CDS encoding uroporphyrinogen decarboxylase family protein, whose protein sequence is MNSKERVRRAVAFKEVDRVPAGLFGTPTYYEEGLAKYIGTGSIEEMYCALGVDIWHCKFGLKYVDDTPNPPQNYAGITKLPFEYVYTVDEVEAYEFPDISKFDAAELAKEIEEHQQFAVCGGINSAIFHHYLWMCGQENALCYLKSQPDVAKAIIRRITDFFVEYLKKVLEAGRGKIDIIENCNDFGTQRSMFISPDDFREFFKPQLKRLYDTAKEYGVMYMQHSCGAIAPIIPDFIEMGADILNPIQVMADGMDIERLAKEYKGKITFYGGIDTQHLLPEGPEERIREEARKTVGYFDKEGGYILSGSQGLLDDIPYSHAVAMLEENMSA, encoded by the coding sequence ATGAATTCGAAAGAACGCGTAAGAAGGGCTGTTGCTTTTAAAGAAGTGGACAGGGTGCCTGCCGGCCTTTTTGGTACGCCTACATACTATGAAGAGGGACTTGCCAAATATATTGGTACTGGCAGTATTGAAGAAATGTATTGTGCGCTAGGTGTGGATATATGGCATTGCAAATTTGGATTAAAATATGTGGATGATACTCCGAATCCGCCTCAGAACTATGCCGGGATCACAAAGTTGCCTTTTGAATATGTTTATACAGTAGATGAGGTTGAAGCCTATGAATTTCCTGATATCAGTAAATTTGACGCTGCAGAACTAGCCAAAGAAATCGAAGAACATCAACAATTTGCTGTGTGTGGTGGTATAAATTCTGCCATATTCCATCATTATTTATGGATGTGTGGTCAAGAAAATGCTTTGTGTTATCTGAAATCACAACCTGACGTGGCAAAGGCTATTATAAGGCGCATTACGGATTTTTTCGTTGAATATCTTAAAAAGGTTTTGGAGGCAGGACGTGGAAAAATAGATATAATAGAAAATTGCAATGACTTTGGTACTCAGCGCAGTATGTTTATCAGTCCTGATGATTTCAGGGAGTTTTTCAAGCCTCAGCTAAAACGATTATATGATACAGCAAAAGAATACGGGGTAATGTATATGCAACATTCTTGCGGAGCAATAGCACCTATTATACCTGATTTTATAGAAATGGGAGCTGATATATTAAATCCTATTCAAGTGATGGCAGATGGTATGGATATTGAGAGACTTGCTAAAGAATATAAAGGGAAAATAACCTTTTATGGCGGAATCGACACTCAGCACCTATTACCAGAGGGACCGGAAGAAAGAATAAGGGAGGAAGCACGCAAGACAGTGGGATATTTTGACAAAGAAGGGGGCTATATACTCAGTGGATCTCAAGGATTATTGGATGATATTCCTTACAGCCATGCCGTAGCTATGCTGGAGGAGAACATGAGTGCATGA
- a CDS encoding extracellular solute-binding protein — MKRLFIVTLVFVLAISVFLVGCDTGGDSGDKSSTDVEKTTAEGQVAPAGQFPIVKEPIELTFYKEGALSESDISKLDQNGVLKYIADKTNIKLKFIFLNPQEGKQKMILSFASGDYPDGALLDWSTLLTQADIMQYGMQEKILTPLNDLIDTYGAEIKKIFALRPNYRAYITAPDGEIYGIPRFTECGHCMSYPKLWMNYAWLDKLGLNEPQTTEELYNVLKAFRTQDPNGNGEADEVALTGCIDYSCAAEYWLMNSFIDCPAASNASNPRPFLAWIDGKVTFIANRPEYKQGLEFIKKLYDEKLIDPANFTQNSEGLMQQCRKGGDIATVGAYTCDHMTMGVDYNGNKDLAMQYHALPPVAGPNGVRYQSYQDAIAQFNGFHFAIFDTCKNKEAAFRLADYFLSEEFLPIGHYGIEGINWERPKDPNAKNVLGGPLKWVPITLPQDAPQEEKDKQTVNTFWIPLLGDLYERRAMWAPEATPEALRNNYETYLEYETLKTKKYWPDVCLPRMLFMDKQTAEEFSELKTNITNHVIKNTSMFITGARPLGEWDDYVNELKRFGVDRYVEIYSKAYADYQSKMK; from the coding sequence ATGAAACGTTTGTTTATAGTAACATTGGTTTTTGTTCTTGCCATTTCAGTGTTCTTAGTTGGTTGTGATACGGGCGGAGATAGTGGAGATAAAAGTTCAACTGATGTGGAAAAGACGACTGCTGAAGGTCAAGTAGCACCTGCGGGGCAATTTCCAATTGTCAAAGAACCCATAGAGCTTACATTTTATAAAGAAGGTGCATTATCTGAGAGCGATATATCGAAATTGGATCAAAATGGTGTTTTGAAATATATTGCTGATAAAACTAATATAAAGTTAAAGTTTATCTTTTTGAATCCACAGGAAGGTAAGCAAAAGATGATACTCTCTTTTGCAAGTGGAGATTATCCTGACGGAGCTTTATTGGATTGGAGTACCCTGCTAACACAGGCTGATATTATGCAATACGGTATGCAAGAAAAAATATTAACTCCTTTGAATGACTTGATCGACACATATGGTGCAGAAATCAAAAAAATATTTGCTTTACGCCCCAATTATCGTGCATATATTACGGCACCGGATGGAGAAATTTATGGCATACCGCGTTTTACCGAATGTGGTCACTGTATGTCTTATCCGAAACTGTGGATGAATTATGCTTGGTTAGACAAATTGGGGCTAAATGAGCCTCAGACGACCGAAGAACTTTATAATGTACTGAAAGCTTTTCGAACGCAAGATCCTAATGGTAATGGAGAAGCGGATGAGGTTGCTTTGACAGGATGTATTGACTATTCTTGTGCTGCTGAATACTGGCTTATGAATTCCTTTATTGATTGTCCTGCTGCGAGCAATGCATCTAATCCACGGCCCTTCCTTGCTTGGATTGATGGTAAAGTCACTTTTATAGCTAATAGACCTGAATATAAACAAGGATTGGAATTCATTAAGAAATTGTATGATGAGAAACTAATCGACCCTGCTAATTTTACGCAAAATTCTGAAGGATTAATGCAGCAATGTAGAAAAGGCGGGGATATAGCTACTGTTGGGGCATATACTTGTGACCATATGACAATGGGTGTTGACTATAATGGAAATAAGGATTTAGCTATGCAGTATCATGCTTTGCCTCCTGTAGCAGGGCCAAATGGTGTAAGATATCAGTCTTATCAAGATGCTATAGCACAATTCAATGGTTTTCACTTTGCCATATTTGATACATGCAAAAATAAAGAGGCGGCTTTCCGACTGGCAGATTACTTCTTAAGCGAAGAATTTTTGCCTATAGGGCATTATGGAATTGAAGGTATAAATTGGGAAAGGCCTAAAGATCCCAATGCCAAGAATGTCTTAGGCGGTCCACTTAAATGGGTACCGATAACATTGCCACAGGATGCGCCTCAGGAAGAAAAAGATAAGCAGACCGTCAACACTTTTTGGATACCATTGCTTGGTGATCTTTATGAACGTCGCGCAATGTGGGCTCCAGAAGCAACACCTGAAGCTTTAAGAAATAACTATGAAACATACTTAGAATATGAAACTCTAAAGACAAAAAAGTATTGGCCTGATGTATGTTTACCTCGTATGTTATTTATGGATAAACAAACGGCTGAAGAGTTTTCCGAACTTAAAACTAATATTACTAATCATGTGATAAAGAATACTAGTATGTTTATAACAGGTGCTCGTCCTTTAGGTGAATGGGATGATTATGTAAATGAACTCAAAAGATTTGGTGTTGATCGCTATGTTGAGATCTATTCCAAGGCATATGCTGATTATCAATCTAAAATGAAGTGA
- a CDS encoding carbohydrate ABC transporter permease: MYDNAVVNEDLSKRPNKVYYYKSFSDKIYMMLVCTILWIALIVVAIPLIFVLASSFSSAEAIAAGRVFLWPVGFNVEGYKMIFRTSAIMIGYRNSIIYTVLGTVINIIMTLLAAYPLSRKDFQARSFVTVLFSITMFFSGGMIPTYLLIKSLNMLDTMWAMVIPNAMGVWNVIITRTYIQSNIPMELYECASLEGCGDFYYLFKIVIPLAKPIIAVMALLYGIGHWNSYFDALLYLKSQSLFPLQLVLRDILVLNMGLGSPSDVKRQQELLYFSYLLRYSTIVVASVPVMLAYPFVQKYFIKGIMIGALKG; encoded by the coding sequence ATGTATGATAATGCGGTTGTAAACGAAGACTTGAGCAAAAGACCTAATAAAGTTTATTATTATAAGAGTTTTAGTGATAAAATATATATGATGTTGGTTTGTACAATATTATGGATAGCATTAATTGTTGTAGCTATTCCTCTCATTTTTGTTCTAGCTTCTTCTTTTAGTTCTGCTGAAGCTATAGCTGCTGGGCGCGTATTTCTATGGCCAGTTGGGTTTAATGTTGAGGGTTATAAGATGATCTTTAGGACATCGGCCATTATGATAGGATACCGTAATTCTATAATTTATACGGTGTTAGGCACAGTAATAAATATAATCATGACACTTTTAGCTGCTTATCCATTATCTCGTAAAGATTTTCAAGCACGTTCTTTCGTTACTGTATTGTTTTCTATCACAATGTTTTTTAGCGGTGGAATGATCCCAACATATTTATTAATAAAGAGTTTAAATATGCTGGATACTATGTGGGCTATGGTTATCCCGAATGCTATGGGAGTTTGGAATGTGATTATTACTCGTACTTATATTCAATCAAATATTCCTATGGAACTCTATGAGTGTGCTTCTCTGGAAGGTTGCGGAGATTTTTACTACTTGTTTAAGATCGTTATACCATTGGCGAAACCAATTATAGCTGTTATGGCCCTCTTATATGGTATAGGTCATTGGAATAGTTATTTCGATGCTTTACTGTATCTTAAGTCTCAAAGTTTATTTCCTTTACAATTAGTTCTTAGAGACATACTTGTGCTTAATATGGGATTGGGTTCACCTAGTGATGTTAAAAGGCAGCAGGAATTATTGTATTTTAGCTATCTTCTTAGATATTCCACGATTGTTGTTGCTAGTGTACCGGTAATGTTGGCCTATCCCTTTGTGCAAAAATATTTTATTAAAGGTATTATGATTGGTGCATTAAAAGGATGA
- a CDS encoding ABC transporter permease, with product MSFVTLSKQWQLYLMVSLPIVYILIFCYVPMGGIIIAFKDFSMRRGIWGSEWVGLKYFHQFLATPLFSQLLSNTILLSLYSLVAGFFMPIILALALNEVQNVFFKKTVQMVTYFPYFISTVVMVGIVLQILSPQGGLVNNVIELLGGERVNFMGEPKLWRHIYVWSGVWQNTGYSAIIYIAALSGVDSEQIEAAVIDGVSRIQRVWYIDLPAIAPTATIMLILGIGGIMNVGFEKVYLMQNPLNLDVSEVISTFVYKKGLINYQYSYATAVGLFNSVVNFILILGANTMARHIGETSLW from the coding sequence ATGTCTTTCGTTACATTATCAAAGCAGTGGCAACTTTATTTGATGGTTTCATTACCCATAGTGTACATTTTAATATTTTGTTATGTCCCTATGGGTGGTATAATAATTGCTTTTAAAGACTTCTCTATGCGAAGAGGTATATGGGGAAGCGAGTGGGTAGGACTAAAGTATTTCCACCAGTTTTTAGCTACACCGCTTTTTTCTCAATTGTTGAGCAATACAATTCTATTAAGTTTATATAGTTTAGTTGCAGGATTTTTTATGCCTATTATATTAGCTTTGGCATTGAATGAGGTCCAAAATGTGTTCTTCAAGAAAACCGTACAGATGGTGACATATTTTCCATATTTTATTTCTACCGTTGTAATGGTTGGTATAGTATTACAAATATTGAGTCCTCAGGGAGGACTTGTGAATAATGTAATTGAATTGTTAGGGGGAGAGCGAGTAAATTTCATGGGTGAACCTAAACTATGGCGGCATATTTATGTATGGTCTGGTGTTTGGCAAAATACCGGTTATAGTGCAATAATTTATATTGCAGCACTATCGGGGGTTGATTCTGAGCAGATAGAAGCAGCAGTAATAGATGGAGTATCACGTATTCAACGTGTATGGTATATAGATTTGCCAGCAATAGCACCAACAGCGACCATTATGTTGATTCTGGGAATTGGCGGCATCATGAATGTTGGCTTTGAAAAAGTTTATCTAATGCAAAATCCTCTTAATCTAGATGTTTCGGAAGTCATATCGACATTTGTTTATAAGAAAGGTTTAATAAATTACCAATACTCCTATGCAACAGCGGTAGGCTTATTTAATTCGGTAGTTAATTTTATATTAATACTAGGTGCTAATACCATGGCACGCCATATAGGCGAGACGAGTTTATGGTAG
- a CDS encoding alpha-L-fucosidase, translating to MDYQIKEGPFEPTLESLRQFECPEWFKNAKLGIWSHWGAQSVPMYGDWYARHIYCEGSDQYRYHLRHYGHPSKFGYKDLVQLWKAENFDPESLMDLYVDAGAKYFVAQAMHHDHFFNYASKIHRWNSVNMGPHKDIVGMWEKAAVKRHLPFGITEHLGATFSWYSVNKGCDKEGPYAGVAYDGSDPTYEDLYLPNHEHYDPNKLNKVDPWYTQNPWWHQRWFNVIKEVIDLYQPDLLYSDGPLPFGDNAYEAGLNAVAHLYNTSAANHNGINQAVYNQKDRRKEIYTVGILDIERSQEPDIKPEPWQTDTCVGNWFYDVRAIYKKPGHIIEMLVDIVSKNGNLLLNIPQRPDGTLDDECVYILKELAKWNKVCAEGIYGTHPFRVSGEGYSKVAISGFKEDEVSWTSSDFRFTQKGNILYAFQMRWPENNRAVIKSLMPNEKVKSVRLLGVGEVSFEQPFGTLVVNLPDNKPTEYVNCLAIELG from the coding sequence ATGGATTATCAAATAAAAGAAGGACCTTTTGAACCAACGCTGGAGTCTCTACGGCAATTCGAATGCCCGGAATGGTTCAAAAATGCCAAATTGGGAATTTGGTCTCATTGGGGAGCACAATCGGTTCCGATGTACGGCGATTGGTATGCTCGACATATCTACTGCGAAGGCTCAGACCAATATCGCTACCATCTACGTCACTATGGTCATCCATCTAAATTTGGCTATAAAGATCTGGTACAATTATGGAAAGCTGAAAACTTCGACCCAGAAAGCTTGATGGATCTTTATGTGGATGCTGGTGCAAAGTATTTTGTTGCTCAAGCTATGCATCATGATCATTTCTTCAATTATGCTTCTAAAATCCATCGCTGGAACTCGGTAAACATGGGGCCTCATAAGGACATTGTAGGAATGTGGGAAAAGGCTGCCGTAAAGCGACATTTGCCGTTTGGCATCACTGAACATCTTGGGGCTACATTCAGTTGGTATAGTGTCAATAAGGGTTGTGATAAAGAAGGACCTTATGCTGGTGTAGCTTATGATGGTAGTGATCCTACGTATGAGGATTTATACCTCCCCAATCATGAACATTATGATCCTAATAAACTTAACAAAGTTGACCCTTGGTATACTCAGAATCCTTGGTGGCATCAAAGATGGTTTAACGTTATCAAAGAAGTAATCGATTTATATCAACCTGATTTGTTATATTCAGATGGCCCGCTGCCTTTTGGTGATAATGCATATGAAGCTGGTCTTAATGCGGTAGCTCATTTGTATAATACCAGTGCAGCTAACCATAATGGTATAAATCAGGCTGTATATAATCAGAAAGATAGGCGTAAAGAAATCTATACTGTCGGCATATTGGATATCGAGCGGAGCCAGGAGCCGGATATAAAGCCCGAGCCATGGCAGACGGATACATGTGTGGGCAATTGGTTTTACGATGTACGTGCAATATACAAAAAACCTGGCCATATTATAGAAATGCTCGTAGATATCGTTTCAAAGAATGGGAATTTATTGTTGAATATCCCGCAGAGACCAGATGGTACATTAGATGATGAATGTGTGTACATACTCAAAGAATTGGCTAAATGGAATAAAGTATGCGCTGAAGGTATATATGGTACACATCCCTTCCGAGTTTCAGGTGAAGGTTATTCAAAGGTAGCCATAAGTGGATTCAAAGAGGATGAAGTTTCATGGACAAGTTCGGATTTCCGTTTCACTCAAAAAGGCAATATACTATATGCGTTTCAAATGCGTTGGCCTGAAAATAACAGAGCGGTTATCAAGTCACTTATGCCAAATGAGAAAGTAAAATCCGTAAGGCTTTTGGGTGTAGGTGAGGTTTCTTTTGAACAGCCCTTTGGTACACTGGTGGTAAACTTACCGGATAATAAGCCCACGGAATATGTCAATTGCCTTGCTATTGAATTGGGTTGA